The Formosa sp. Hel1_33_131 genome window below encodes:
- a CDS encoding Fic family protein: MEIVIPSIETSIFQGKTTPEEGKIVGYGAIVENLKLPIPFPNVLSLITKKSKKHTTEDWNVFPRSYQPEETLYKQLVFAIKYEGINLLVLKSLFNLISKESIQTLLHIEPMGQYSRKIWFLFEWLQQEEIDVQVDLKKRTYIPLVDSSMQYVLKGKESAKHKIINNLPGTRDFCPLIFKTKKLEFHINANISGKQNAFLNNIHKDVLQRASSFLLLKDSKASFTIEGENPGNNRTMRWGKAIGQAGQKPLSIEELIRLQQIVIENTRFVDMGLRDRGGFVGEHDRTTGEPIPNHISAKANDLEQLLKGLITANEALQDKAYDAVLAAATIAFGFVFIHPFVDGNGRLHRYIIHHILAKKELTQQGVIFPVSSSILDHIGNYRAVLESFSHPLLDHIEWKETGVHNVEVTNNTIDFYRYFDATKQAEFLYECVEDTLKRVIPEEVAYLQKYDSFKRYLDNNFEMPDKLVAILVRFLEQNGGVLSKRASKNEFSVLTDLEIKEIEGNYNIIF, encoded by the coding sequence TTGGAAATAGTAATACCATCAATCGAAACATCCATATTTCAAGGGAAAACCACTCCAGAAGAAGGGAAAATAGTGGGTTATGGTGCGATTGTTGAAAACTTAAAGTTACCTATCCCATTTCCAAATGTGTTATCTCTAATTACTAAAAAAAGTAAAAAACATACGACTGAAGATTGGAACGTATTTCCGAGATCTTACCAACCAGAAGAAACATTATACAAACAACTCGTGTTCGCTATTAAATATGAAGGCATTAATCTGTTGGTATTAAAATCGCTATTTAATCTTATATCTAAAGAAAGTATCCAAACACTATTGCATATAGAACCTATGGGGCAATATAGCCGAAAAATATGGTTTTTATTTGAATGGCTGCAACAAGAAGAAATTGATGTACAGGTAGATTTAAAAAAGAGAACCTACATTCCTTTAGTAGATTCAAGTATGCAATATGTCTTAAAAGGAAAAGAATCTGCAAAACATAAAATTATTAATAACCTTCCAGGTACAAGAGATTTTTGTCCATTAATATTTAAAACTAAAAAACTAGAATTTCATATAAATGCAAACATCTCTGGTAAGCAAAACGCATTCCTAAATAATATCCATAAAGATGTATTGCAAAGAGCCTCTTCTTTTTTATTGTTGAAAGACTCTAAAGCCTCTTTTACAATCGAGGGTGAAAACCCTGGTAATAATAGAACGATGCGTTGGGGGAAAGCCATTGGTCAGGCAGGTCAAAAACCATTAAGCATAGAAGAATTAATCCGATTGCAGCAGATTGTAATAGAAAACACTAGGTTTGTTGATATGGGTCTGAGAGACAGAGGCGGCTTTGTTGGTGAACATGATCGGACTACAGGAGAACCAATTCCGAACCATATTTCTGCAAAAGCAAACGACCTTGAGCAATTATTAAAAGGATTAATTACAGCCAATGAAGCATTGCAAGACAAAGCCTATGATGCAGTTTTAGCAGCAGCAACCATTGCATTTGGTTTTGTGTTTATACATCCTTTTGTTGATGGGAATGGTCGTTTACATCGTTATATAATTCATCATATTTTGGCAAAAAAAGAATTAACACAGCAAGGAGTTATTTTCCCTGTATCATCATCAATACTAGATCATATTGGTAATTACAGAGCTGTCTTAGAATCCTTTTCACACCCTTTACTAGACCATATTGAATGGAAAGAAACAGGAGTTCACAATGTGGAGGTAACCAATAACACGATTGATTTTTATCGCTATTTTGATGCTACAAAACAAGCGGAGTTTTTATATGAGTGTGTAGAGGATACTTTAAAAAGAGTCATTCCAGAAGAAGTAGCTTATTTACAAAAATATGACTCATTTAAAAGATATCTGGATAACAATTTTGAAATGCCAGATAAGTTGGTTGCTATACTCGTTCGTTTTTTGGAGCAAAATGGAGGCGTATTATCAAAAAGAGCCTCAAAAAATGAATTTTCAGTATTAACAGATTTAGAGATAAAAGAGATCGAAGGAAATTATAACATCATATTTTAA
- a CDS encoding tRNA (cytidine(34)-2'-O)-methyltransferase, with amino-acid sequence MPFNIVLVEPEIPNNTGNIGRLSLASGSVLHLVKPFGFELSDTRLKRAGLDYWKHITVKIYESLDEFLAMNKNKEMVFLSSAAKKSYVSIDYKDELFFVFGKESVGLPKELVANNTEKLYKIPIHSPHVRSLNLANAVSIVVFEGLRSMAVSENG; translated from the coding sequence ATGCCATTTAACATTGTTCTTGTAGAACCAGAAATCCCTAACAACACAGGTAATATAGGTCGGTTGAGCTTAGCCTCAGGCTCTGTATTGCACTTAGTCAAACCGTTTGGATTTGAATTGAGTGACACACGTCTCAAAAGAGCGGGGCTGGATTATTGGAAACACATTACGGTCAAGATCTACGAGAGCTTGGATGAGTTTTTAGCCATGAATAAAAATAAGGAAATGGTCTTTCTGTCGAGTGCTGCAAAGAAGAGTTATGTTTCTATCGACTATAAGGACGAACTTTTTTTTGTGTTTGGAAAAGAGTCCGTTGGTTTGCCAAAAGAACTGGTCGCAAACAACACAGAAAAACTCTATAAAATCCCCATTCACAGCCCGCATGTGAGAAGTTTGAACTTAGCCAATGCCGTCAGTATTGTTGTATTTGAAGGACTAAGATCAATGGCGGTTTCTGAGAACGGCTAA
- a CDS encoding 6-pyruvoyl trahydropterin synthase family protein: MNYFVKIRESIMIAHSLPNPFFGPAQNMHGATFTVDVTFISDELNEFNVVIDMGEAHRITKEVLSELNYQNLDELPQFKNQLSTTEHLATYIQKEIKREAASIFNGTLNITLGESHNAWAGVIE, from the coding sequence ATGAACTATTTTGTAAAAATTAGAGAGAGTATCATGATTGCACATTCGTTGCCAAATCCTTTTTTTGGACCTGCACAGAACATGCACGGTGCTACATTTACTGTAGATGTCACTTTTATAAGTGATGAACTCAATGAGTTTAATGTCGTAATTGATATGGGAGAAGCACACCGCATTACTAAAGAGGTTTTAAGTGAACTCAACTATCAAAATCTTGATGAACTACCACAGTTTAAAAATCAGTTGAGCACTACAGAACACCTAGCAACTTACATTCAAAAGGAAATCAAAAGGGAAGCTGCTTCTATTTTTAATGGCACATTGAATATAACTCTCGGAGAATCTCACAATGCATGGGCAGGAGTGATAGAGTAA
- a CDS encoding RibD family protein, with translation MNIKKEHWRAILKIKELFPTLRLINQGLKIKNDVVSISEITSTVEKDAVLIVNNKNTYSIKSNPEVDQNLLKALQLYLPFIWIPLGNKLPVVYLHVAQSLDGKIATNSGHSKWIGNMENRIHSHRIRALVDGVMIGGNTLRNDKPKLNVRHVEGKDSVKIVITSEENNYDSLCTNNNSKIICIGPKNDKLKDPKVTYISVEKNNGVLNPSEILMALKTQGIRSILLEGGKETIKHFLKNNLISMMEFHIAPLLFGSGINAIEFDEIKEVSEAIQLNNPEYYPFGNAIMMRSYLNPKF, from the coding sequence ATGAATATTAAAAAAGAACATTGGCGAGCAATTTTAAAAATAAAAGAATTATTCCCTACTCTAAGGTTGATCAACCAGGGGCTTAAGATAAAAAATGATGTTGTTTCTATTTCTGAAATAACTTCTACAGTCGAAAAAGACGCAGTTTTAATTGTCAACAATAAGAATACTTATTCAATAAAATCAAATCCTGAGGTCGATCAAAATCTTTTAAAAGCATTGCAATTGTATCTGCCATTTATATGGATCCCTTTAGGAAATAAATTACCAGTTGTTTATTTGCATGTGGCACAAAGCTTAGATGGGAAAATCGCTACCAATTCTGGTCATTCCAAATGGATAGGTAACATGGAGAACAGAATTCATTCCCATCGCATTAGAGCGCTTGTAGATGGTGTGATGATTGGTGGAAATACGCTGAGAAATGATAAGCCAAAACTCAATGTTCGGCATGTGGAGGGAAAAGACTCCGTGAAAATAGTCATTACTTCAGAGGAAAACAATTACGATTCCTTGTGTACCAATAATAACTCTAAAATTATATGCATCGGACCCAAGAATGACAAATTAAAAGATCCGAAGGTAACCTATATTTCTGTTGAAAAAAACAACGGAGTTTTGAACCCAAGCGAAATACTAATGGCCTTAAAAACCCAAGGAATTCGTTCAATTTTGCTGGAAGGCGGAAAGGAAACCATCAAACATTTTTTAAAAAATAATCTGATTAGCATGATGGAATTCCACATCGCTCCACTCCTTTTTGGCTCTGGAATTAATGCGATCGAATTCGATGAAATAAAAGAAGTATCAGAAGCAATTCAGTTGAATAACCCAGAATATTATCCGTTTGGAAATGCCATTATGATGCGTTCTTACTTAAACCCAAAATTCTAA
- a CDS encoding lipopolysaccharide biosynthesis protein, which translates to MISFLKFTLISFLQPCLGFILLPIYLNYIPVEEYGVLTLLIAFFAIFNSFSFLKTDMAMRTLYFEYSEKKEKENLFSQLFSFNISLGLLWIVFFLIAGNFIFEISFVNAINFYPYGILFLIQTLLSGINNLYIIYIQNQKNANLYSKIISTTVLGQAFLQFFLIVIFSEGILGYLYGTIAVQLVLFLYILLHQKKCKLFNFKNDSLIKSLKFSIAFVPFLILLIIEGNIDKFILEKYKPLTTVAEFGVLLSLSAILVLSLNILDNAIRPFLYSFLVKPNKNNTLEISTLTQFYLDFAAVISCVLFFIGVNISEILQPQHYQNIYSFLPLLSISLVPYILNRYFSMVLVQQKKTKLLNQVYFFKVLIIIVLLYALIPSYGINGILYTALISNSINLIIYYKIVNGITKTILNLNTLRTLGFVSLFLSFTLLIKKHEYLQIYSIVLLLFVVIIVLKNHLNELKKYLRR; encoded by the coding sequence ATGATTTCCTTTTTGAAATTTACCTTGATTAGTTTTCTCCAACCTTGCCTTGGTTTTATTCTATTACCCATTTACCTCAATTATATCCCTGTTGAGGAATATGGAGTACTGACTTTATTAATCGCATTCTTCGCAATTTTCAATTCCTTTTCCTTCTTAAAAACGGATATGGCAATGCGTACGCTTTATTTTGAGTACAGTGAAAAAAAAGAAAAGGAAAATCTTTTTTCACAGCTCTTTAGTTTTAATATTTCTCTTGGTTTACTTTGGATTGTGTTTTTTTTGATCGCTGGAAACTTCATTTTTGAAATTAGTTTTGTTAACGCTATAAATTTTTACCCTTATGGGATTCTTTTTTTAATTCAAACACTTTTGAGCGGGATCAATAATTTATATATAATTTATATCCAAAATCAAAAGAATGCAAATTTGTATTCTAAAATAATTAGTACTACGGTTTTGGGTCAAGCTTTTCTCCAATTTTTTTTAATTGTTATTTTTTCTGAAGGCATTCTGGGTTATTTGTATGGAACAATTGCAGTGCAACTTGTTTTGTTTTTATATATTTTATTACACCAAAAAAAATGTAAACTTTTCAATTTCAAAAATGATTCTCTTATAAAAAGTTTAAAGTTTTCTATAGCTTTTGTCCCCTTTCTGATCCTTTTGATTATTGAGGGAAATATTGACAAATTCATACTTGAAAAATATAAACCGCTTACAACTGTTGCAGAATTTGGTGTACTTCTAAGTCTCTCAGCTATTTTAGTTTTATCTCTTAATATATTAGATAACGCGATTAGACCTTTCCTCTATTCTTTTCTTGTAAAACCAAACAAAAATAATACTTTAGAAATTTCAACACTCACCCAATTTTATCTAGACTTTGCTGCGGTAATTAGTTGTGTATTATTTTTTATTGGGGTAAATATTAGTGAGATCCTCCAACCACAACACTATCAAAATATTTATTCGTTTTTGCCTCTGCTTAGCATTTCATTAGTGCCCTATATTCTCAATCGTTATTTTTCAATGGTATTAGTTCAACAGAAAAAAACAAAATTATTAAACCAAGTCTATTTCTTTAAAGTTCTAATCATTATCGTGTTATTATATGCATTGATTCCTTCTTATGGAATTAATGGAATTCTATACACTGCACTCATTTCCAATAGTATTAACCTTATTATTTATTACAAAATTGTTAACGGTATTACTAAAACAATTTTAAATTTAAATACCTTACGAACCTTGGGATTTGTTAGTTTATTTCTAAGTTTCACTTTACTCATAAAAAAACATGAATACCTTCAAATCTATTCCATAGTATTGTTACTTTTTGTAGTAATTATTGTTTTAAAAAATCATTTAAACGAACTAAAAAAATACCTACGCAGATGA